In Acidianus brierleyi, one genomic interval encodes:
- a CDS encoding MFS transporter: MKNLLLGGLLLTVSQWYAFFLISQISLFIFPIVFGVIIFILGFIGRVSGSILFGYIGDKISRKTVLFLTALILVISSILIILLYNYYTIVLFRFLQGLSLGGEWGGASTIIVEAYNTSKFRGFMASIIQLAVPISVILSSFSIFLLSVFSYLGGWRFSLIFIIIISLISFYLIKDLKNVKVENRSKLPIFDALKNDWRNILKAIGIKMSESANFYIFTSYVFAKSISTNVVSMIVIVSISVQLLLMPMFGYLSDVIGRRMVILNGTMLMILGASLFPLKFILGELTLSVSDAALYAPQSSLFTELFDKKYRITASNFSYQLASIMGGSIAPTILRITNYQILIVVLPYIIITLICLALVAETKGKRIA, translated from the coding sequence ATGAAGAATTTACTTTTGGGAGGCTTACTTTTAACAGTTTCCCAGTGGTACGCCTTTTTTCTCATTTCTCAAATTTCATTATTCATCTTTCCAATTGTGTTTGGTGTAATAATTTTCATTCTGGGTTTTATAGGAAGAGTAAGCGGAAGTATACTTTTTGGATATATTGGAGATAAGATTAGTAGAAAAACTGTATTGTTCTTAACTGCGTTAATATTGGTAATTTCGTCAATCTTGATAATACTGTTGTATAATTATTATACTATAGTGTTATTTAGGTTTCTACAAGGTCTAAGTTTAGGCGGAGAGTGGGGAGGGGCTAGTACAATAATAGTTGAGGCATATAATACTTCAAAGTTTAGAGGATTTATGGCAAGTATAATTCAATTAGCAGTTCCGATATCAGTAATTTTGTCGTCTTTTTCAATTTTTCTTCTTTCCGTTTTCTCGTACTTAGGAGGATGGAGATTTTCATTAATATTTATTATAATAATTTCTTTAATTTCATTTTATTTGATTAAGGACCTAAAGAACGTAAAAGTAGAAAATAGATCAAAACTGCCTATTTTTGATGCTCTCAAGAACGATTGGAGAAATATTCTTAAAGCAATAGGAATAAAAATGAGTGAAAGTGCAAATTTTTATATATTTACTTCTTATGTGTTTGCAAAATCTATTTCAACTAACGTTGTATCTATGATTGTTATAGTTTCAATTTCGGTGCAGTTGTTATTAATGCCAATGTTCGGCTATTTAAGTGATGTAATAGGACGACGTATGGTAATATTAAATGGAACAATGTTAATGATTTTGGGAGCCTCCCTTTTTCCTTTAAAATTCATATTAGGTGAATTAACGCTTTCAGTATCTGATGCGGCATTATACGCTCCACAATCTTCTTTATTTACTGAATTATTCGATAAAAAATATCGCATTACTGCATCCAACTTTTCTTACCAGTTAGCAAGTATAATGGGTGGATCAATCGCTCCAACTATTTTGAGAATAACTAATTATCAAATATTGATAGTAGTCTTGCCTTATATTATTATAACTTTAATATGTTTAGCTTTAGTTGCTGAAACAAAAGGTAAGAGAATTGCCTAA
- the cobB gene encoding NAD-dependent protein deacetylase: MECRKVAELIASSSYAIAFTGAGISTASGIPDFRGPQGIWKKYSPDLASIEYLEKDPKGFWEFYSMRMRGLFNAEPNKAHYALAELEKMGLIKAVITQNIDGLHQKAGSKNVIEIHGTMQRSYCSSCYRSYPSSEVLSKIDKGELPPKCDCGGIIRPDVVLFGEPVKDFEYAREIAFEADLIISIGSSLTVYPANLIPEIVKHHNGKLIIVNMEETPLDNIADEIIRDPIEEFLPCVLDEIKRIL; this comes from the coding sequence ATGGAATGTAGAAAAGTTGCAGAATTAATTGCTTCCTCTTCTTATGCTATAGCGTTCACCGGTGCGGGAATAAGTACTGCATCAGGGATTCCAGATTTTAGGGGACCTCAAGGAATTTGGAAAAAATATTCTCCAGATTTAGCATCAATAGAATATTTGGAGAAGGATCCTAAAGGCTTTTGGGAATTTTATTCTATGAGAATGAGAGGCTTATTTAACGCTGAACCTAATAAAGCACATTACGCATTAGCAGAATTAGAAAAAATGGGATTAATAAAAGCTGTAATAACTCAAAACATAGATGGTTTACATCAAAAGGCTGGGTCAAAAAACGTTATTGAGATTCACGGCACAATGCAAAGATCTTATTGCTCTTCATGTTATAGATCCTATCCTTCCTCAGAAGTTTTAAGTAAAATAGATAAAGGAGAATTACCTCCAAAATGTGACTGTGGAGGAATAATTAGGCCAGACGTAGTTCTTTTTGGAGAGCCTGTAAAAGACTTTGAGTACGCTAGAGAAATAGCTTTTGAAGCCGATCTTATAATTTCTATAGGCTCTTCATTAACAGTATATCCAGCAAATTTAATTCCGGAAATTGTAAAACATCATAATGGAAAATTAATTATAGTGAACATGGAAGAAACTCCTTTAGATAATATTGCCGACGAGATTATCAGAGATCCAATAGAAGAATTTCTACCTTGTGTTTTAGACGAAATAAAAAGAATTTTATAA
- a CDS encoding radical SAM protein, whose product MISSPDWVRLSFGADMVLGFSPGQFLKGALNTTINLLQYYPDGCKANCIYCGQAREVAKGPECKTLIRVEWPLRKLDDVLSRIKEREGNPEYGLQRICVGQLAHPRASPDAIEITRRIREHGIELQISELVTATYTFKKHMIEMRNAGADMIDVAIDAASKRVFDAVRGKTVRSMHSWDRYIQAIDEAVEVFGKMNAGIHLIIGLGETEKEAVELMQYAHNRGAKISLFAFYPEYGTPLGNKKPVPLNVYRRTQIARWLIENDIVDINSFKFDEKGRIIDIDIPADISLEELAPAFMTSGCPGCNRPYSNEKPGSRLKNIPWYPTKNQVISSIRAAEIDNLAKRFLN is encoded by the coding sequence ATGATAAGTAGTCCAGACTGGGTAAGACTAAGTTTCGGGGCAGATATGGTATTAGGGTTCAGCCCCGGACAATTTTTGAAAGGAGCATTGAATACAACTATAAATCTTCTACAATATTATCCAGACGGATGTAAAGCAAACTGCATATATTGTGGACAAGCTAGAGAAGTAGCAAAAGGGCCAGAATGTAAGACATTAATAAGAGTTGAATGGCCATTAAGAAAGCTTGACGATGTACTTTCCAGAATAAAGGAAAGAGAAGGAAATCCAGAATATGGTTTACAAAGAATATGTGTTGGACAATTAGCTCATCCCAGAGCATCCCCAGACGCAATTGAAATAACAAGAAGAATAAGAGAGCACGGAATAGAGTTGCAAATTTCTGAACTTGTAACTGCTACATATACATTTAAAAAACACATGATAGAGATGAGAAATGCCGGCGCAGATATGATAGACGTAGCTATAGACGCAGCTAGTAAAAGAGTATTTGATGCAGTAAGAGGAAAGACTGTCAGAAGCATGCATAGTTGGGATAGATATATTCAGGCTATAGACGAAGCAGTGGAAGTTTTTGGAAAAATGAACGCTGGAATACATCTTATAATAGGTTTAGGAGAAACCGAAAAAGAAGCAGTAGAATTAATGCAATATGCTCATAATAGGGGAGCTAAAATAAGTTTATTCGCATTTTATCCAGAATATGGTACTCCTTTAGGAAATAAAAAACCAGTACCTCTTAACGTCTATAGAAGAACACAGATCGCAAGATGGTTAATAGAAAATGACATAGTGGATATTAATTCATTCAAATTTGATGAAAAAGGAAGAATAATAGATATTGATATTCCTGCAGATATTAGTTTAGAGGAATTAGCTCCAGCGTTTATGACTAGCGGTTGCCCAGGGTGTAATAGGCCATATTCTAATGAAAAACCTGGCAGTAGACTGAAAAATATTCCATGGTATCCTACTAAAAATCAAGTTATATCGTCTATAAGAGCAGCAGAAATAGATAACTTAGCTAAGAGATTCTTAAATTAA
- a CDS encoding thermopsin, with the protein MKRIVILGFLILFVINIMIPYSYYNSSSYSVSNIQNYTNKLSTNLHEYLPPAKGNISLSNKFEPEGVNVYAAYSSEPAPMGIADYGIGPNGPFVRSTTQFLGKIYLNELSDESTLNNHEVSFQLNVVLNYNYNGYNYALWVQDVAFFNSSNDFMYFENNIWNFSAYKANVTNLVGNGNIYLYNSQTYYAYVAWNYPGSPTTLTLPTTIYLLVNVSTNSLGQPVIYFWYNDGFGWVNYDVVRVTNVSNTNNVYFLIDGYQYTPSGNFYDAELDMVGPGDGSCAYIYSSNVEMSLEYWNGHNFQGIRNAYNFGSDTAETSNNVIDSSYYFVLRGYLIAGLHTGQGSLGPLWNQNSVSTLIVNTGIDNGYIVVYNSSYPYSSAYVEYEIPFYNDTVELTLVSMDYAVLVYNQNNQLVGEANVNAPYGSARTGVTQFNVFTVTSTTLDEGSSTSVTINLNAYGDVNLNVIVPEGISYNIQNPIYVDGQGTDVLTLYASNISQGVYTIIINASLFTGFYKTVYITLYVGQPLYTVSFSYSVIGQPLPESPQLTLDFPNGSIISLAISSTVLKLPSGTKYSVQNTIGLQNGIRWTTDNLTSGTIYGQESINIVYFEQFLVSFNYEVQGGQGYELPIITYNYFGHMIQTTPNTVWVDYDSPYSYQSILSGSNSQERWIAFSYSGIVASPGTINIYYYNEYYVNVNSPISIYAIINGTNSTLVSNWYIQGTSVKVENLTYYPSLGEREVITSISPSSFTVNSSTKINVNVITQFHVNVNSPIPLYALLNNTNVTLKSGWYNANSVIKVENLTYYPSIYERYVITNISPSSLIVDKPSTISVKTLKQYYITISSQVPLYAIINNYNTSLMSNWYNQGTKIAIENLTYYPSLGEREVITSISPSSFIVNSPTNVSASIIVQFLIKVNSQIPVKATINGSLTYLNSSWINKNSIINIENYTYYVNSEERYVITNITPQSVTLTKPLTFTIGAQKQYSVKINGILNWYNAGSKIYLNASVPFYDNGEFKGTYDVLPGSPITVNGPIQENLVETPNYVVVGSIFTAASAAIIVALLFIVMRKKTKK; encoded by the coding sequence ATGAAAAGAATTGTAATCTTAGGATTTTTAATATTATTTGTTATAAATATTATGATACCATATTCGTACTATAACTCTTCATCATATTCAGTGTCAAATATTCAGAACTATACAAATAAATTATCGACAAACCTCCATGAATATTTACCTCCAGCTAAAGGAAATATTTCCTTATCCAATAAATTTGAACCAGAAGGAGTAAACGTATATGCTGCCTACAGTTCGGAACCAGCTCCTATGGGAATAGCGGATTATGGAATAGGACCTAATGGTCCATTCGTTAGAAGTACGACTCAGTTTTTAGGAAAGATCTACCTTAATGAGTTAAGCGATGAAAGCACATTAAATAATCACGAGGTATCATTTCAGTTAAATGTGGTTCTTAATTATAACTATAATGGATATAACTATGCCCTATGGGTTCAAGACGTAGCGTTCTTTAATTCTTCAAATGATTTTATGTACTTTGAAAATAATATATGGAATTTTTCAGCATACAAAGCTAATGTAACAAATTTAGTAGGAAATGGAAATATATACTTATACAATTCCCAAACATACTATGCTTATGTTGCGTGGAATTACCCTGGAAGTCCTACAACATTAACCCTTCCTACAACAATATATCTTTTAGTTAACGTGAGCACAAATTCCTTAGGTCAACCGGTTATTTATTTCTGGTATAATGATGGGTTTGGTTGGGTAAACTATGACGTAGTTAGAGTAACTAATGTAAGCAATACTAATAATGTTTATTTTCTAATTGATGGGTACCAGTATACTCCTTCTGGTAATTTTTATGATGCCGAATTAGACATGGTAGGACCAGGAGATGGATCATGTGCATACATTTATAGTTCTAATGTAGAGATGAGTTTGGAATATTGGAATGGACATAATTTTCAAGGAATAAGGAACGCATACAACTTCGGTTCAGACACAGCAGAGACTTCTAATAACGTTATAGACAGTTCATATTATTTTGTACTTAGAGGATATCTTATAGCAGGATTACATACCGGTCAAGGTAGTTTAGGTCCATTATGGAATCAAAATTCAGTATCTACCTTAATTGTAAATACCGGGATTGACAATGGATATATAGTAGTTTATAATTCCAGTTATCCATATTCTTCAGCATATGTTGAATACGAAATTCCATTCTACAATGATACAGTAGAATTAACACTCGTCTCTATGGATTATGCAGTCTTGGTTTATAATCAGAATAATCAATTAGTAGGAGAGGCAAACGTAAACGCTCCTTACGGTAGTGCAAGAACTGGAGTTACACAATTTAACGTTTTTACCGTTACTTCAACAACTTTGGATGAGGGATCTTCAACATCTGTAACTATCAATTTAAATGCCTATGGTGACGTGAACTTAAACGTTATAGTACCTGAGGGCATTTCTTACAACATTCAAAATCCAATTTACGTTGATGGTCAAGGTACTGACGTCCTAACTTTGTACGCTTCTAATATATCTCAAGGCGTATATACAATAATTATTAACGCCTCATTATTTACAGGATTTTATAAAACAGTTTACATTACACTTTATGTTGGACAACCACTTTATACTGTATCATTCTCTTATTCGGTAATAGGACAGCCTTTACCTGAATCTCCACAATTAACTTTAGATTTTCCCAACGGGAGTATAATATCCTTAGCCATATCATCAACAGTTCTCAAATTACCTTCTGGGACTAAATATTCTGTGCAAAATACTATAGGTTTACAAAATGGCATAAGGTGGACTACTGATAATTTAACTTCTGGGACAATTTATGGCCAAGAATCTATAAACATTGTATATTTTGAGCAATTCCTAGTGTCATTTAATTACGAAGTTCAAGGAGGACAAGGTTATGAATTACCTATAATAACGTATAATTATTTTGGGCACATGATTCAAACTACGCCCAATACCGTATGGGTAGATTATGATTCTCCATATAGTTATCAAAGTATATTGTCAGGTTCAAATTCTCAAGAAAGATGGATTGCTTTCTCCTATTCTGGAATAGTCGCTTCGCCTGGTACAATTAATATATATTATTATAATGAGTACTACGTAAACGTTAATTCCCCTATAAGTATTTATGCTATAATAAACGGAACAAATTCTACATTAGTTTCTAACTGGTATATTCAAGGAACTTCTGTAAAAGTGGAAAATTTGACTTATTATCCTTCTTTAGGTGAGAGGGAAGTTATAACTTCAATATCTCCTTCTTCATTTACAGTAAACTCTTCAACAAAAATTAACGTTAACGTCATTACACAGTTCCATGTTAATGTTAATTCTCCTATTCCACTCTATGCATTGCTTAATAACACAAATGTTACGCTAAAATCTGGATGGTATAATGCTAACTCTGTCATAAAAGTGGAGAATTTGACTTATTATCCATCAATCTATGAAAGATACGTTATTACGAATATTTCACCGTCTAGCCTTATTGTTGATAAGCCTTCAACTATTTCAGTAAAAACATTAAAACAGTATTACATAACTATATCGTCTCAAGTTCCATTATATGCAATAATAAACAATTACAATACAAGCTTAATGTCTAACTGGTATAATCAAGGTACTAAAATAGCGATCGAGAATTTGACTTATTATCCTTCTTTAGGTGAGAGGGAAGTTATAACTTCAATATCTCCTTCTTCATTTATAGTAAACTCTCCAACTAACGTAAGCGCTAGCATTATTGTCCAATTCCTCATAAAAGTTAATTCTCAAATCCCAGTTAAAGCTACAATAAATGGTAGTTTAACATATCTAAACTCTTCATGGATTAATAAGAATTCAATAATAAACATAGAGAATTATACTTATTATGTGAATAGTGAAGAAAGGTATGTAATAACTAACATAACTCCGCAATCTGTGACCTTAACTAAACCTCTAACATTTACTATTGGAGCACAAAAGCAATACTCTGTAAAAATAAATGGAATATTAAATTGGTACAATGCAGGATCCAAAATATACCTTAATGCTTCAGTACCATTTTATGATAATGGAGAATTCAAAGGAACCTATGACGTATTACCCGGATCGCCAATAACTGTTAATGGTCCTATACAAGAGAATCTAGTAGAAACTCCTAATTACGTGGTTGTAGGCAGTATCTTTACTGCTGCAAGTGCTGCCATAATTGTAGCCCTTCTCTTCATAGTAATGAGAAAGAAAACTAAGAAGTAA
- a CDS encoding DNA double-strand break repair nuclease NurA: MEIEDAILSLMKLLSEISIDQPYLGTSISVDSSESTPIYYEEEIGKCSPFSDFGYLDSSSRIINVKGANIYIASLYANDSGRHVLIPLDASFPFLAIKANGTVIQKVKSTMSVVRTENVNGVAYTPDYKDDNILDELRISLENYAINNSNSDVMIVDGPIFPGPYIQMVGEPYKSAFEKLTLERKTDKIVGIVKRLNFTRKLSREEEISKKYPDLVKSGVTDDVLVFEMGKGKDPYVTPIYKEEIEIGGKKFVRFMSYVKVRDSVFRVESKDKELLCRGVETALLNSSIRGIPTFIEVADKISRKLSASTFLLSFVYAKSLIGVNYDDWNRYKEATQDLGD; encoded by the coding sequence ATGGAAATTGAGGATGCTATCCTTAGTCTTATGAAGCTTCTTTCGGAGATTTCAATTGATCAGCCTTATCTCGGTACTTCAATTTCTGTGGATTCTTCGGAATCTACTCCTATTTATTATGAAGAAGAAATAGGAAAATGTTCTCCTTTTTCAGATTTTGGGTATTTAGATAGTTCTTCAAGAATTATCAACGTAAAAGGAGCTAATATTTACATTGCTTCTTTATATGCAAACGATTCTGGGAGACATGTTCTTATTCCTTTAGATGCTTCTTTTCCTTTCTTGGCTATAAAAGCAAACGGTACAGTTATACAAAAGGTTAAATCTACTATGAGTGTAGTAAGGACTGAAAACGTTAATGGAGTAGCTTATACTCCGGATTATAAGGATGACAACATTCTTGACGAACTAAGAATTTCGTTAGAAAATTACGCGATTAATAATTCTAATTCTGATGTAATGATAGTTGATGGGCCAATATTCCCTGGGCCTTATATTCAGATGGTAGGGGAACCTTATAAATCGGCATTTGAGAAATTAACGTTGGAAAGGAAGACTGACAAAATTGTTGGAATTGTAAAAAGATTGAATTTTACGAGGAAATTAAGCAGAGAAGAAGAAATTTCAAAGAAATATCCAGATTTAGTTAAATCTGGAGTTACTGATGATGTTTTAGTATTTGAAATGGGGAAGGGGAAAGATCCTTACGTAACTCCAATATATAAGGAGGAAATAGAAATTGGAGGAAAGAAATTTGTTAGATTTATGTCTTACGTTAAAGTTAGGGATAGCGTATTTAGAGTAGAAAGTAAGGATAAGGAACTTTTGTGTAGGGGTGTTGAAACTGCATTATTAAATTCCTCAATAAGAGGTATTCCCACATTTATAGAAGTAGCAGATAAGATTTCTAGAAAATTAAGTGCGTCGACTTTTCTTCTTTCTTTTGTTTATGCTAAAAGTCTTATAGGTGTAAATTATGATGATTGGAATAGGTACAAGGAAGCAACTCAAGATTTGGGTGATTAA
- a CDS encoding ATP-binding protein, which produces MIERENIRELVEEAKMKAGKEGEVVGLASRVSPISHGKENKEIKAEVPFDVYLSKKFLIGSYLGISLPVSKTLVLGRITEVERSDILAVSKIPALSPTEDTSGITTPLSLTIELLSEEVDGEVVPPSSPIDPQSPIFVPNILFVKRMLGLPDDGISIGKVIEGYKEMGIEVKLTGEILRHHVLVVGTTGAGKTNLLKVIMKNAHIPLVVFDIQGDYVKPAAEIGGNIIVPVPRDYSGKITNFISTFLARSNLSNYKIDKIDGNKVVLKNGEKELTIYLVAFRLSKTYKLIPDVSPFFSAQGASFFKIITESCEGTIDSWEDECVEVMKGMRLHSSTQDNIIRSVTLLKNTGILDVRISNEKGNSYLDEPDYDELINDTPAKSVVDLRWVLEKGVSTATMTAFIIAERIFELIDKKYKNQGKETPFLMIFDEAHEYFPQSKRGDDEKEALERLINKIMRLGRVRGIGTILATHRPTDLNDLILTLANTKIALRADEDALEKIGMDEYANVLQASPAGYGVIRTFSLKVHDLIFRALKF; this is translated from the coding sequence ATGATTGAAAGAGAAAACATAAGGGAATTAGTGGAAGAGGCCAAGATGAAAGCAGGAAAGGAAGGTGAAGTAGTAGGCTTAGCTTCCAGGGTTTCTCCAATATCTCACGGTAAGGAAAATAAGGAAATTAAAGCTGAAGTACCTTTTGACGTTTATCTATCCAAAAAATTTCTTATTGGTAGCTATCTAGGAATCTCCCTTCCAGTATCTAAAACTTTAGTTCTAGGAAGAATAACTGAAGTTGAAAGGTCTGATATTCTGGCAGTTTCTAAAATACCTGCTTTGTCTCCTACTGAAGATACTTCCGGAATTACTACTCCGCTTTCCTTAACTATAGAGTTATTATCTGAAGAGGTAGACGGTGAAGTTGTACCACCGTCTTCTCCTATTGATCCTCAGAGTCCTATTTTTGTTCCTAATATACTCTTCGTAAAAAGAATGCTTGGTCTTCCAGACGATGGTATAAGTATTGGAAAAGTTATTGAAGGATACAAGGAAATGGGAATCGAAGTTAAGTTAACTGGAGAGATATTGAGACATCATGTTTTAGTGGTTGGAACTACTGGAGCAGGAAAAACAAATTTACTTAAGGTAATAATGAAAAATGCTCATATTCCTTTGGTTGTTTTTGACATTCAAGGAGATTACGTTAAACCTGCAGCTGAGATAGGAGGTAACATTATAGTTCCAGTTCCAAGGGATTATTCAGGTAAAATTACAAATTTCATTTCTACTTTCCTAGCAAGAAGTAACCTTTCTAACTATAAAATTGATAAAATAGATGGAAATAAAGTTGTACTAAAAAATGGAGAAAAAGAATTAACAATTTATTTAGTTGCTTTTAGATTAAGTAAAACTTATAAGTTAATTCCTGACGTTTCTCCTTTCTTTTCTGCTCAAGGAGCCTCCTTCTTTAAAATAATAACAGAATCTTGCGAAGGAACCATAGACAGTTGGGAGGATGAATGCGTGGAAGTGATGAAAGGAATGCGTTTGCATAGTAGTACTCAAGATAATATAATTAGGTCAGTTACTCTCCTGAAAAACACTGGTATACTGGACGTTAGAATAAGTAATGAAAAAGGGAATAGCTATCTTGATGAACCTGACTACGACGAATTGATTAATGATACTCCAGCGAAATCTGTAGTTGACCTTAGATGGGTTTTGGAAAAGGGTGTATCCACTGCTACAATGACTGCTTTCATTATTGCAGAAAGAATATTCGAACTGATTGATAAAAAATACAAAAATCAGGGTAAGGAGACGCCTTTCTTAATGATATTTGATGAGGCTCACGAATATTTTCCTCAAAGTAAGAGGGGAGATGATGAGAAGGAGGCTTTAGAAAGATTGATAAATAAGATCATGAGATTAGGTAGAGTTAGGGGAATAGGAACAATATTGGCAACACATAGGCCTACGGATTTAAACGATTTAATACTTACTTTAGCAAATACTAAAATTGCGTTAAGGGCAGACGAGGATGCTTTAGAGAAGATAGGTATGGATGAATATGCAAATGTTCTTCAAGCTTCTCCTGCAGGATACGGTGTAATAAGGACATTCTCATTAAAAGTACATGACCTAATATTTAGAGCCTTAAAATTTTAA
- a CDS encoding radical SAM protein, with amino-acid sequence MKPVYFYAPALKRYETSYLNSKEGWRSISVTGRYCAFNCKHCEKRILEGMIDGSNREKFEKEIKEAEKLGGVIISGGSTVRGDVPIWKYTDILRSSKATIIAHTGVVKNDEIAKKFKDSGVKIALLDMVGDDETIKEVLNQPFSVEDYLNSFKHLKKQGIKIVPHVIMGLSIKGKEGDLRAIELLKEVNPDAVIIVGLMPLIGTSFSKINPPSPSHIIDALKLARNSFDVPIMLGCARPRGNKYLDVEKFAIDYDIDGIAFPEEETIDYARERREIILSNACCGNIVYDFLSRVSI; translated from the coding sequence ATGAAACCAGTCTACTTTTACGCGCCAGCATTAAAAAGATACGAAACCTCATATCTTAATTCAAAAGAGGGATGGAGATCTATTTCTGTAACTGGTAGATACTGTGCATTCAATTGCAAACATTGTGAAAAGAGAATTTTAGAAGGAATGATAGACGGATCGAATAGAGAAAAATTCGAAAAAGAAATCAAAGAAGCAGAAAAATTGGGAGGAGTAATAATTTCTGGAGGATCTACTGTGCGTGGCGACGTACCTATATGGAAATACACTGACATACTTAGATCATCTAAGGCTACAATAATTGCGCATACTGGTGTTGTAAAAAATGACGAAATTGCAAAAAAATTTAAGGATTCTGGAGTAAAGATAGCCCTTTTAGACATGGTAGGAGATGACGAAACTATTAAAGAAGTACTGAATCAACCTTTTTCTGTAGAAGACTATCTTAACTCTTTTAAACATCTCAAGAAACAAGGAATAAAAATTGTACCGCATGTTATAATGGGCCTCAGTATAAAAGGAAAAGAAGGAGATCTAAGGGCAATAGAATTACTGAAAGAAGTTAATCCTGATGCAGTAATAATTGTTGGACTTATGCCTTTAATAGGCACATCCTTTTCAAAGATAAATCCACCGTCGCCCTCTCATATTATTGATGCTCTAAAATTAGCTCGTAATTCCTTTGATGTTCCAATAATGTTAGGCTGTGCTAGACCTAGAGGGAATAAATACCTTGATGTAGAAAAGTTTGCTATAGATTACGATATTGATGGAATAGCATTTCCGGAAGAAGAAACCATAGATTATGCTAGAGAAAGAAGAGAAATAATTCTGAGTAATGCTTGTTGTGGAAATATAGTTTATGACTTCCTATCACGGGTGTCCATATGA
- a CDS encoding IS110 family transposase, whose translation MVDPLTEAKSSNGGVTNPYHRTEHCDNMHGYRCDKEVGILGIDISKDHLVSSEGRVYENNKKGYEEILKVKLNTIVVEPTGAYSIKPCQYFKEKGIKILQVSPNILWKEKDLRGKKTDFYDAQKLINMANKAKEYNYNPLKELVTLYIFLKDLEVKYKNRVKRALFLVSDEEKISKEMLEEFSKGNFKIQLYNLEYTKIVLEEIEVLSKALLETSEKIKEVEKMIQLQSENHVLLTIPGIGKLSSGIIIGIVGDIKRFPNPESFVAYCGLDPIVERSGKATVSKGISKKGNKYLRSLFYFLAEMNYSRNPTLLEFYENHKEKLKGKKLYTALARKLARIVWSVWYNNKPYEPK comes from the coding sequence ATGGTCGACCCTTTGACTGAAGCAAAGTCTTCGAACGGGGGCGTGACAAACCCCTACCATCGGACTGAACATTGTGATAATATGCACGGATATAGGTGTGATAAAGAGGTAGGGATCCTAGGAATAGACATATCAAAAGATCATCTAGTATCGAGTGAGGGGAGGGTCTACGAGAACAACAAGAAGGGTTATGAAGAAATACTAAAAGTGAAACTAAACACAATAGTGGTCGAACCGACAGGAGCATACTCAATAAAACCATGTCAATACTTCAAGGAAAAAGGGATCAAGATACTACAAGTAAGCCCAAATATACTATGGAAGGAGAAGGACTTGAGAGGAAAGAAAACAGATTTTTACGACGCACAAAAACTAATAAACATGGCAAACAAGGCAAAGGAGTACAACTACAACCCATTGAAAGAACTAGTAACACTATATATCTTCCTAAAAGACCTTGAAGTAAAGTACAAGAACAGGGTAAAAAGAGCACTATTCCTAGTCAGTGACGAGGAAAAAATAAGCAAGGAAATGCTTGAAGAATTCTCTAAAGGAAACTTCAAAATACAATTATACAACTTAGAGTACACAAAGATCGTACTTGAAGAAATCGAAGTATTATCTAAAGCACTACTGGAAACAAGCGAGAAAATAAAAGAAGTAGAGAAAATGATACAATTACAGTCTGAAAATCACGTTCTATTAACTATACCGGGAATAGGAAAACTTTCTTCGGGAATAATAATAGGCATTGTTGGAGACATTAAACGCTTTCCTAACCCTGAGTCCTTCGTAGCCTACTGTGGTTTAGACCCAATAGTTGAGAGGAGCGGTAAAGCTACTGTAAGTAAGGGAATATCGAAGAAGGGTAATAAGTACTTGCGCAGCTTGTTCTACTTCCTCGCTGAGATGAATTACTCTCGTAATCCTACATTACTAGAATTTTACGAGAACCATAAGGAAAAGTTGAAGGGAAAGAAGTTGTACACTGCTTTAGCCAGGAAATTGGCTAGAATAGTTTGGAGTGTTTGGTATAATAATAAGCCTTATGAGCCTAAGTGA